A region of Anopheles merus strain MAF chromosome 2R, AmerM5.1, whole genome shotgun sequence DNA encodes the following proteins:
- the LOC121590950 gene encoding G-protein coupled receptor moody isoform X1 yields the protein MDELINGTLQRLPFDDGGRWSNVTSVLPTIDTATAGEETDFPDETSRFSRPLLTFAAVATITIMVTGIVGNLLTIVALLRCPKVRNVAAAFIISLCIADCLFCIIVLPFNAMRFIQGTWMHGETLCTLITFMQYGSVGVSLLCITMISINRYIMIAHYSIYPKVYKTSWIMVMIVACWLFSYGFQLPTLFGVWGKFGYNHQLGTCSILPDDEGRSSKTAMFIIAFIIPCMIIVICYSRIFCVVHKSDKRMKNHSKSQCNIPNNLRSAVDPASPLSAGSSSSANNNSISYTASSSAVKVAGAARTAADARDAKARRNEWRITKMVLAIFLSFVMCYLPITISKIVDKNVSVPVLHIIGYIMLYLSACINPIIYVIMNKQYRQAYKTVIFCKPSRLLGFGGSSVGEKWKDIGYSYNHSRTMVSQVSIAEPESPPSSRLRQDSPHPQHLVAIQDS from the exons ATGGATGAACTCATCAACGGAACGCTCCAGCGTCTACCATTCGATGACGGGGGACGATGGAGCAACGTTACTTCCGTTCTGCCAACGATCGACACGGCGACGGCCGGGGAGGAGACTGACTTCCCGGACGAAACCAGCAG ATTTTCCCGCCCACTGCTAACGTTTGCTGCCGTCGCGACGATCACAATTATGGTCACAGGAATTGTGGGCAATTTGCTTACGATTGTCGCACTGCTCAGATGTCCCAAGGTGCGCAATGTGGCGGCCGCCTTCATTATCAG CCTGTGCATAGCGGATTGTCTGTTTTGCATCATCGTCCTGCCATTCAACGCGATGCGCTTCATCCAGGGCACGTGGATGCACGGCGAGACGCTCTGCACACTGATAACGTTTATGCAATACGGCAGTGTCGGCGTGTCGCTGCTTTGCATCACGATGATCAGCATAAACCG ctaCATTATGATCGCACACTACAGCATCTATCCGAAGGTGTACAAGACGTCCTGGATTATGGTGATGATCGTTGCCTGCTGGCTGTTTTCCTACGGCTTCCAACTGCCAACGCTTTTCGGTGTTTGGG GAAAATTCGGTTACAACCACCAACTCGGCACCTGCTCAATACTGCCGGACGATGAGGGACGCAGCAGCAAGACGGCCATGTTCATCATTGCCTTTATCATTCCGTGTATGATTATCGTGATATGCTACAGTCGCATCTTTTGCGTCGTGCACAA ATCGGACAAGCGGATGAAGAACCATTCCAAATCACAGTGCAACATTCCAAACAATCTGCGATCGGCGGTCGATCCGGCCTCGCCCCTGTCGGCCGGCAGTTCCAGCTCGGCCAACAACAACTCCATCAGCTACACGGCCAGCTCGTCGGCGGTGAAGGTCGCGGGTGCCGCTCGCACCGCGGCGGACGCGCGGGACGCAAAGGCCCGGCGCAACGAGTGGCGCATCACCAAGATGGTGCTGGCGATCTTTCTGTCGTTCGTCATGTGCTACCTGCCGATCACGATATCGAAAATCGTCGACAAGAATGTCTCGGTGCCGG TGCTGCACATCATCGGCTACATTATGCTGTACCTTTCGGCGTGCATCAATCCGATCATTTACGTGATCATGAACAAGCAGTATCGGCAGGCGTACAAGACCGTGATCTTCTGCAAACCGTCACGCCTGCTTGGCTTCGGTGGTAGCAGTGTTGGAG AGAAATGGAAAGACATCGGGTACAGCTACAACCACAGTCGTACCATGGTGTCCCAAGTTTCAATAGCCGAACCAGAGTCGCCCCCATCCAGCCGACTACGCCAAG ATTCGCCGCACCCACAACATTTAGTCGCCATTCAAGATAGTTAG
- the LOC121590950 gene encoding G-protein coupled receptor moody isoform X2, whose protein sequence is MDELINGTLQRLPFDDGGRWSNVTSVLPTIDTATAGEETDFPDETSRFSRPLLTFAAVATITIMVTGIVGNLLTIVALLRCPKVRNVAAAFIISLCIADCLFCIIVLPFNAMRFIQGTWMHGETLCTLITFMQYGSVGVSLLCITMISINRYIMIAHYSIYPKVYKTSWIMVMIVACWLFSYGFQLPTLFGVWGKFGYNHQLGTCSILPDDEGRSSKTAMFIIAFIIPCMIIVICYSRIFCVVHKSDKRMKNHSKSQCNIPNNLRSAVDPASPLSAGSSSSANNNSISYTASSSAVKVAGAARTAADARDAKARRNEWRITKMVLAIFLSFVMCYLPITISKIVDKNVSVPVLHIIGYIMLYLSACINPIIYVIMNKQYRQAYKTVIFCKPSRLLGFGGSSVGGKKKLGPNSVSNARKLRSVSYR, encoded by the exons ATGGATGAACTCATCAACGGAACGCTCCAGCGTCTACCATTCGATGACGGGGGACGATGGAGCAACGTTACTTCCGTTCTGCCAACGATCGACACGGCGACGGCCGGGGAGGAGACTGACTTCCCGGACGAAACCAGCAG ATTTTCCCGCCCACTGCTAACGTTTGCTGCCGTCGCGACGATCACAATTATGGTCACAGGAATTGTGGGCAATTTGCTTACGATTGTCGCACTGCTCAGATGTCCCAAGGTGCGCAATGTGGCGGCCGCCTTCATTATCAG CCTGTGCATAGCGGATTGTCTGTTTTGCATCATCGTCCTGCCATTCAACGCGATGCGCTTCATCCAGGGCACGTGGATGCACGGCGAGACGCTCTGCACACTGATAACGTTTATGCAATACGGCAGTGTCGGCGTGTCGCTGCTTTGCATCACGATGATCAGCATAAACCG ctaCATTATGATCGCACACTACAGCATCTATCCGAAGGTGTACAAGACGTCCTGGATTATGGTGATGATCGTTGCCTGCTGGCTGTTTTCCTACGGCTTCCAACTGCCAACGCTTTTCGGTGTTTGGG GAAAATTCGGTTACAACCACCAACTCGGCACCTGCTCAATACTGCCGGACGATGAGGGACGCAGCAGCAAGACGGCCATGTTCATCATTGCCTTTATCATTCCGTGTATGATTATCGTGATATGCTACAGTCGCATCTTTTGCGTCGTGCACAA ATCGGACAAGCGGATGAAGAACCATTCCAAATCACAGTGCAACATTCCAAACAATCTGCGATCGGCGGTCGATCCGGCCTCGCCCCTGTCGGCCGGCAGTTCCAGCTCGGCCAACAACAACTCCATCAGCTACACGGCCAGCTCGTCGGCGGTGAAGGTCGCGGGTGCCGCTCGCACCGCGGCGGACGCGCGGGACGCAAAGGCCCGGCGCAACGAGTGGCGCATCACCAAGATGGTGCTGGCGATCTTTCTGTCGTTCGTCATGTGCTACCTGCCGATCACGATATCGAAAATCGTCGACAAGAATGTCTCGGTGCCGG TGCTGCACATCATCGGCTACATTATGCTGTACCTTTCGGCGTGCATCAATCCGATCATTTACGTGATCATGAACAAGCAGTATCGGCAGGCGTACAAGACCGTGATCTTCTGCAAACCGTCACGCCTGCTTGGCTTCGGTGGTAGCAGTGTTGGAG
- the LOC121589080 gene encoding protein trapped in endoderm-1 isoform X1 has product MDLFDTGHPEHSNFTNNGSSDAIPLYTGYPRVLLNIATVTCIAYMVVGVPGNLLTIVALVKSKKTRNATAVFIMNLSFSDLLFCCFNLPLAASTFWHQAWLYGDLFCRLLPMMRYGLLAVSLFTILAITINRYIMIGHQRLYQRIYRTKNLCLMVAFTWILGFGSLLPTWHEKWGKFGLDINIHSCSILPDSQNNSPKQFLFFIAFALPCLAIIVCYARIFYIVRSTALRTKDLPGDNLDENSVEDVSSAVSNQQQQQQQPAPHPGQYAGSSATITPEKDQPAPPALSYINFSQHDADWHYIDSSTENEIFCSTSSSTEDVSHRPVDVKPTHNHHTVVDRCDCSGNRSPPDQTEEEGYLENSNVKSRNQPRYANASGPGVRRNASNVNARKRKKHLNTSGASIMSAGKMSAKDKKLLQMILVIFLAFLVCYLPITVVKLFRPSVQVLNVVSYLLIYLTTCINPIIYVVMSREYRQAYSDLVLCRTYEIAKSKCKQHKAANVLRFASKC; this is encoded by the exons ATGGATCTGTTCGATACTGGTCATCCGGAGCACAGCAACTTCACCAACAACG GATCCAGCGATGCGATACCGCTCTACACCGGATATCCACGGGTGCTGCTCAACATCGCAACGGTGACGTGCATCGCGTACATGGTCGTCGGCGTGCCGGGCAATCTGCTGACAATAGTGGCCTTGGTCAAGAGTAAGAAG ACGCGGAACGCAACGGCCGTCTTCATTATGAATTTATCGTTCTCCGATTTGCTGTTCTGCTGCTTCAACCTGCCGCTGGCCGCGAGCACCTTCTGGCACCAGGCTTGGCTGTATGGGGATTTGTTCTGCCGGCTGCTCCCGATGATGCGGTACGGGCTGCTGGCGGTCTCGCTGTTTACCATACTGGCCATCACAATCAATCGCTACATTATGATCGGCCATCAGCGGCTGTATCAAAG AATCTATCGTACGAAAAATCTCTGTCTGATGGTGGCGTTTACCTGGATACTTGGCTTCGGTTCGCTGCTGCCCACGTGGCACGAAAAGTGGGGCAAGTTTGGCCTCGACATTAACATTCACTCCTGCTCGATACTGCCTGATAGTCAGA ACAACTCACCGAAACAGTTCCTGTTTTTCATCGCGTTTGCCCTGCCCTGTCTGGCGATCATCGTTTgttacgcacgaatattctaCATTGTACGATCGACCGCGCTGCGCACAAAAGATCTGCCAGGCGACAATCTGGATGAAAACAGCGTGGAGGACGTGTCCAGTGCAGTgagcaaccagcagcagcaacaacaacaaccagccCCGCATCCGGGCCAGTACGCCGGCTCGTCAGCAACGATCACTCCGGAGAAGGATCAGCCAGCACCGCCGGCCTTGTCATACATCAACTTTAGTCAACACGACGCCGACTGGCACTATATCGATTCTAGCACGGAGAATGAAATATTCTGCAGCACCAGCTCATCGACGGAGGATGTCTCACACCGGCCAGTGGATGTGAAGCCGACCCACAACCACCACACGGTCGTCGATCGCTGCGATTGTAGTGGCAATAGG AGTCCGCCAGACCAAACTGAGGAAGAAGGATATCTGGAGAATAGCAACGTAAAGTCGCGCAATCAGCCACGGTACGCAAACGCATCCGGGCCGGGGGTGAGACGCAACGCGAGCAATGTAAATGCGCGAAAGCGCAAGAAGCATCTGAACACATCCGGCGCCTCGATCATGAGCGCGGGCAAGATGTCCGCCAAGGACAAGAAGCTGCTGCAAATGATACTGGTGATCTTTCTGGCGTTTCTCGTGTGCTATCTACCGATCACGGTGGTGAAGCTGTTCCGTCCCAGCGTGCAGGTGCTGAACGTGGTGTCGTATCTGCTGATCTACCTGACCACCTGCATCAATCCCATCATCTACGTGGTAATGTCGCGCGAGTACCGGCAAGCGTACTCCGATCTGGTGCTCTGCCGTACGTACGAGATCGCTAAAAGCAAATGCAAGCAGCATAAAGCGGCCAACGTGCTTCGCTTTGCGTCGAAATGTTAA
- the LOC121589080 gene encoding G-protein coupled receptor moody isoform X2: protein MVVGVPGNLLTIVALVKSKKTRNATAVFIMNLSFSDLLFCCFNLPLAASTFWHQAWLYGDLFCRLLPMMRYGLLAVSLFTILAITINRYIMIGHQRLYQRIYRTKNLCLMVAFTWILGFGSLLPTWHEKWGKFGLDINIHSCSILPDSQNNSPKQFLFFIAFALPCLAIIVCYARIFYIVRSTALRTKDLPGDNLDENSVEDVSSAVSNQQQQQQQPAPHPGQYAGSSATITPEKDQPAPPALSYINFSQHDADWHYIDSSTENEIFCSTSSSTEDVSHRPVDVKPTHNHHTVVDRCDCSGNRSPPDQTEEEGYLENSNVKSRNQPRYANASGPGVRRNASNVNARKRKKHLNTSGASIMSAGKMSAKDKKLLQMILVIFLAFLVCYLPITVVKLFRPSVQVLNVVSYLLIYLTTCINPIIYVVMSREYRQAYSDLVLCRTYEIAKSKCKQHKAANVLRFASKC, encoded by the exons ATGGTCGTCGGCGTGCCGGGCAATCTGCTGACAATAGTGGCCTTGGTCAAGAGTAAGAAG ACGCGGAACGCAACGGCCGTCTTCATTATGAATTTATCGTTCTCCGATTTGCTGTTCTGCTGCTTCAACCTGCCGCTGGCCGCGAGCACCTTCTGGCACCAGGCTTGGCTGTATGGGGATTTGTTCTGCCGGCTGCTCCCGATGATGCGGTACGGGCTGCTGGCGGTCTCGCTGTTTACCATACTGGCCATCACAATCAATCGCTACATTATGATCGGCCATCAGCGGCTGTATCAAAG AATCTATCGTACGAAAAATCTCTGTCTGATGGTGGCGTTTACCTGGATACTTGGCTTCGGTTCGCTGCTGCCCACGTGGCACGAAAAGTGGGGCAAGTTTGGCCTCGACATTAACATTCACTCCTGCTCGATACTGCCTGATAGTCAGA ACAACTCACCGAAACAGTTCCTGTTTTTCATCGCGTTTGCCCTGCCCTGTCTGGCGATCATCGTTTgttacgcacgaatattctaCATTGTACGATCGACCGCGCTGCGCACAAAAGATCTGCCAGGCGACAATCTGGATGAAAACAGCGTGGAGGACGTGTCCAGTGCAGTgagcaaccagcagcagcaacaacaacaaccagccCCGCATCCGGGCCAGTACGCCGGCTCGTCAGCAACGATCACTCCGGAGAAGGATCAGCCAGCACCGCCGGCCTTGTCATACATCAACTTTAGTCAACACGACGCCGACTGGCACTATATCGATTCTAGCACGGAGAATGAAATATTCTGCAGCACCAGCTCATCGACGGAGGATGTCTCACACCGGCCAGTGGATGTGAAGCCGACCCACAACCACCACACGGTCGTCGATCGCTGCGATTGTAGTGGCAATAGG AGTCCGCCAGACCAAACTGAGGAAGAAGGATATCTGGAGAATAGCAACGTAAAGTCGCGCAATCAGCCACGGTACGCAAACGCATCCGGGCCGGGGGTGAGACGCAACGCGAGCAATGTAAATGCGCGAAAGCGCAAGAAGCATCTGAACACATCCGGCGCCTCGATCATGAGCGCGGGCAAGATGTCCGCCAAGGACAAGAAGCTGCTGCAAATGATACTGGTGATCTTTCTGGCGTTTCTCGTGTGCTATCTACCGATCACGGTGGTGAAGCTGTTCCGTCCCAGCGTGCAGGTGCTGAACGTGGTGTCGTATCTGCTGATCTACCTGACCACCTGCATCAATCCCATCATCTACGTGGTAATGTCGCGCGAGTACCGGCAAGCGTACTCCGATCTGGTGCTCTGCCGTACGTACGAGATCGCTAAAAGCAAATGCAAGCAGCATAAAGCGGCCAACGTGCTTCGCTTTGCGTCGAAATGTTAA
- the LOC121590950 gene encoding G-protein coupled receptor moody isoform X3 encodes MDELINGTLQRLPFDDGGRWSNVTSVLPTIDTATAGEETDFPDETSRFSRPLLTFAAVATITIMVTGIVGNLLTIVALLRCPKVRNVAAAFIISLCIADCLFCIIVLPFNAMRFIQGTWMHGETLCTLITFMQYGSVGVSLLCITMISINRYIMIAHYSIYPKVYKTSWIMVMIVACWLFSYGFQLPTLFGVWGKFGYNHQLGTCSILPDDEGRSSKTAMFIIAFIIPCMIIVICYSRIFCVVHKSDKRMKNHSKSQCNIPNNLRSAVDPASPLSAGSSSSANNNSISYTASSSAVKVAGAARTAADARDAKARRNEWRITKMVLAIFLSFVMCYLPITISKIVDKNVSVPVLHIIGYIMLYLSACINPIIYVIMNKQYRQAYKTVIFCKPSRLLGFGGSSVGDSPHPQHLVAIQDS; translated from the exons ATGGATGAACTCATCAACGGAACGCTCCAGCGTCTACCATTCGATGACGGGGGACGATGGAGCAACGTTACTTCCGTTCTGCCAACGATCGACACGGCGACGGCCGGGGAGGAGACTGACTTCCCGGACGAAACCAGCAG ATTTTCCCGCCCACTGCTAACGTTTGCTGCCGTCGCGACGATCACAATTATGGTCACAGGAATTGTGGGCAATTTGCTTACGATTGTCGCACTGCTCAGATGTCCCAAGGTGCGCAATGTGGCGGCCGCCTTCATTATCAG CCTGTGCATAGCGGATTGTCTGTTTTGCATCATCGTCCTGCCATTCAACGCGATGCGCTTCATCCAGGGCACGTGGATGCACGGCGAGACGCTCTGCACACTGATAACGTTTATGCAATACGGCAGTGTCGGCGTGTCGCTGCTTTGCATCACGATGATCAGCATAAACCG ctaCATTATGATCGCACACTACAGCATCTATCCGAAGGTGTACAAGACGTCCTGGATTATGGTGATGATCGTTGCCTGCTGGCTGTTTTCCTACGGCTTCCAACTGCCAACGCTTTTCGGTGTTTGGG GAAAATTCGGTTACAACCACCAACTCGGCACCTGCTCAATACTGCCGGACGATGAGGGACGCAGCAGCAAGACGGCCATGTTCATCATTGCCTTTATCATTCCGTGTATGATTATCGTGATATGCTACAGTCGCATCTTTTGCGTCGTGCACAA ATCGGACAAGCGGATGAAGAACCATTCCAAATCACAGTGCAACATTCCAAACAATCTGCGATCGGCGGTCGATCCGGCCTCGCCCCTGTCGGCCGGCAGTTCCAGCTCGGCCAACAACAACTCCATCAGCTACACGGCCAGCTCGTCGGCGGTGAAGGTCGCGGGTGCCGCTCGCACCGCGGCGGACGCGCGGGACGCAAAGGCCCGGCGCAACGAGTGGCGCATCACCAAGATGGTGCTGGCGATCTTTCTGTCGTTCGTCATGTGCTACCTGCCGATCACGATATCGAAAATCGTCGACAAGAATGTCTCGGTGCCGG TGCTGCACATCATCGGCTACATTATGCTGTACCTTTCGGCGTGCATCAATCCGATCATTTACGTGATCATGAACAAGCAGTATCGGCAGGCGTACAAGACCGTGATCTTCTGCAAACCGTCACGCCTGCTTGGCTTCGGTGGTAGCAGTGTTGGAG ATTCGCCGCACCCACAACATTTAGTCGCCATTCAAGATAGTTAG